The following are encoded together in the Neospora caninum Liverpool complete genome, chromosome IV genome:
- a CDS encoding putative CDK-activating kinase assembly factor yields the protein MEVLETEKEIRKRVEAIYNSTRERFPDTPAYDDYREKKEDIVYQLVSGTDEAVKRKLEAELRAYERQNTKLIKENKEERKQREKEKIFQIVQREGIFYEVVKRRPALSRTAVDKDQLVHPLERQYAPYFQEEQAAVAVSAESGETARPLNHSIKEDADVPRPRYKNREQFEKAELASGYTPQMVFAKGLSELVGSVLFLLQGKGRSTA from the exons ATGGAAGTCCtcgagacggaaaaagaaatcCGAAAACGCGTAGAAGCCAT CTACAACTCGACGCGGGAGCGATTTCCAGACACGCCTGCCTACGACGACTaccgcgaaaagaaagaagacattg TGTACCAACTTGTCAGTGGAACCGATGAGGCTGTCAAACGGAAACTGGAGGCCGAGCTACGGGCGTACGAGCGACAGAACACGAAACTGATtaaagagaacaaggaggaaCGCAaacagcgcgagaaggaaaagatcTTCCAGATTgtccagagagaaggcatcTTCTACGAAGTCGTCAAACGACGGCCCGCCCTCTCTAGAACGGCCGTCGACAAAGACCAACTAGTGCAC CCTCTGGAGCGCCAGTACGCGCCGTACTTCCAGGAGGAGCAGGCGGCTGTCGCGGTGAGTgcggagagcggagagactgCTCGGCCTTTGAATCATTCAAtcaaagaagacgcagacgtgCCGCGACCCCGCTACAAGAACCGCGAGCAATTCGAAAAAGCGGAGCTCGCCAGCGGCTATACACCTCAGATGGTCTTCGCCAAGGGGCTCTCGGAACTTGTCGGCTCTGTcctgttccttctccaggggaaaggaagatCCACCGCGTAA